A stretch of the Arvicola amphibius chromosome 8, mArvAmp1.2, whole genome shotgun sequence genome encodes the following:
- the LOC119821941 gene encoding intestinal-type alkaline phosphatase 1-like translates to MQGDRVLLLLLLGLKIHLSFGVIPEEEEDPAFWNKKAAEALDVAKKLQPIQTSAKNLILFLGDGMGVPTVTATRILKGQSEGRLGPETPLAMDRFPYMALSKTYNVDRQVPDSAGTATAYLCGVKANYMTIGVSAAARVNQCNTTFGNEVISVMYRAKKAGKSVGVVTTTRVQHASPAGTYAHTVNRDWYSDAEMPPSAIQQGCKDIATQLISNIDIDVILGGGRKYMFPKGTPDPEYPDDANQSGTRLDGENLVEKWLKNHQGARYVWNHEDLIQASHDPAVTHLMGLFEPADMKYDTNRNPSLDPSLKEMTEVAVRMLSRNPQGFYLFVEGGRIDQGHHAGTAYLALTDAIMFDSAIESASQLTSEQDTMILVTADHSHVFSFGGYTLRGTSIFGLAPQNAQDGKPYTSILYGNGPGYALSSGERPNVTNTESSDPSYRQQTAVPLSSETHGGEDVAIFARGPQAHLVHGVQEQSYIAHVMAFAGCLEPYSDCGLAPPADQSSTIAPTSSTIAPTKVTNSAAGQATALLSLQLLLSALLLLVGTGIVAP, encoded by the exons ATGCAGGGAGACCGGGTGCTGCTATTGTTGTTGCTGGGCCTCAAGATACACCTGTCCTTTGGTGTCATCCCAG aggaggaggaggatccagccttctggaaCAAAAAGGCAGCCGAGGCCCTGGATGTTGCCAAGAAGCTGCAGCCCATTCAGACATCAGCCAAGAACCTCATCCTCTTCCTGGGGGACG GGATGGGGGTGCCCACAGTGACAGCCACCAGGATCTTAAAGGGACAGTCGGAAGGCCGTCTAGGACCCGAGACACCCCTAGCCATGGACCGCTTCCCATACATGGCTCTGTCCAAG ACATACAACGTGGACAGACAGGTCCCAGACAGTGCAGGTACAGCCACCGCCTACCTGTGTGGGGTCAAGGCCAACTACATGACCATTGGCGTGAGTGCAGCAGCCCGAGTCAACCAGTGCAACACCACATTTGGCAATGAGGTCATCTCAGTGATGTACCGTGCAAAGAAAGCAG GAAAGTCTGTGGGAGTGGTGACCACCACCAGGGTGCAGCACGCCTCTCCAGCGGGCACCTACGCGCACACGGTGAACCGTGACTGGTACTCAGATGCAGAAATGCCTCCTTCTGCAATTCAGCAGGGCTGCAAGGACATCGCCACACAGCTCATTTCCAACATAGACATTGAT GTGATTCTCGGTGGAGGTCGCAAGTACATGTTTCCCAAGGGGACGCCAGACCCTGAATACCCAGATGACGCTAACCAATCTGGAACAAGGCTGGATGGAGAGAACCTAGTGGAGAAGTGGCTGAAAAATCACCAG GGGGCGCGGTATGTTTGGAACCACGAGGATCTCATTCAGGCATCGCACGACCCAGCAGTGACTCACCTCATGG GCCTCTTTGAGCCAGCAGATATGAAATATGATACCAACCGAAACCCCTCACTAGACCCGTCCCTCAAGGAAATGACGGAGGTGGCTGTGCGCATGCTGAGTAGGAACCCACAAGGCTTCTATCTCTTTGTGGAAG GGGGTCGTATTGACCAAGGCCACCATGCGGGCACCGCTTACCTAGCGCTGACTGACGCTATCATGTTTGACTCGGCCATTGAGAGTGCCAGCCAGCTCACCAGTGAGCAGGACACGATGATCCTTGTCACCGCTGACCACTCCCACGTCTTCTCTTTTGGTGGCTACACACTTCGGGGGACCTCCATCTTCG GTCTGGCCCCACAAAATGCTCAGGATGGCAAACCCTACACCTCCATTCTCTATGGCAACGGCCCAGGCTACGCACTTAGTTCAGGCGAACGGCCCAATGTCACCAATACAGAGAGTA GTGACCCCTCGTACCGGCAGCAGACGGCTGTACCCCTGTCCTCAGAGACCCACGGCGGGGAGGATGTGGCGATATTCGCGCGTGGTCCGCAGGCACACCTGGTGCACGGAGTGCAGGAGCAGAGTTACATCGCGCATGTCATGGCCTTTGCAGGCTGCCTGGAGCCCTACAGCGACTGCGGCCTGGCGCCCCCTGCTGACCAGAGCAGCACCATCGCCCCCACCAGCAGCACCATCGCCCCCACCAAAGTCACAAACAGCGCAGCAGGCCAGGCCACTGCACTGTTGTCCCTGCAGCTGCTGCTTAGTGCGCTGTTGCTGCTTGTAGGGACAGGCATAGTGGCACCATGA
- the LOC119821942 gene encoding alkaline phosphatase, germ cell type-like — protein MWGACMLLLVLGSQLSFSVIPVEEENPAFWNKKAAKALDAAKNLQPIQTSAKNLILFLGDGMGVSTVTATRILKGQLENHLGPETLLAMDRFPYTALSKTYNTDVQVPDSAGTATAILCGVKTNFKVIGLSATAQFDQCNTTRGNEVISVMHRAKKAGKSVGVVTTTSVQHASPAGTYAHTVNRGWYSDAEMSASALQEGCKDISAQLISNMDIDVILGGGRKFMFPKGTPDQEYPTNKGQAGTRLDGRNLVQEWLAKHQGARYVWNHTELIQASLDPSVTRLMGLFEPEHMKYDIYRDPTQDPSLVEMTEVAVRMLSRNPRGFFLFVEGGRIDHGHHEGRAYRALTEAVMFDSAIDKADQLTSEQDTMILVTADHSHVFSFGGYTLRGTSIFGLVPFKAQDGKSFTSILYGNGPGYRLLNGVRADVTEEGSSNPTYQQQTAVPLYSETHSGEDVAIFARGPQAHLVHGVQEQSYIAHVMAFAGCLEPYTDCGLAPPASQSRVGRRSQTPTLMFLLAGTMLTIVTAAEP, from the exons ATGTGGGGAGCCTGCATGTTGCTGCTGGTCCTCGGGTCACAGCTGTCATTTAGTGTCATCCCAG TGGAGGAGGAGAACCCAGCCTTCTGGAACAAAAAGGCAGCCAAGGCCCTGGATGCTGCCAAGAACCTGCAGCCCATTCAGACATCAGCCAAGAACCTCATTCTCTTCCTGGGGGACG GAATGGGGGTGTCCACAGTGACAGCCACTCGGATACTAAAGGGACAGCTGGAAAACCATCTGGGACCTGAGACACTTCTAGCCATGGACCGCTTCCCATACACAGCTCTGTCCAAG ACGTACAACACAGACGTGCAGGTCCCAGACAGCGCAGGCACGGCCACTGCCATTCTCTGCGGGGTCAAAACTAATTTCAAGGTCATTGGCCTGAGTGCCACCGCACAGTTTGATCAGTGCAACACAACACGGGGCAATGAGGTCATCTCCGTGATGCATCGCGCTAAGAAAGCAG GAAAGTCTGTGGGAGTGGTGACCACCACATCGGTGCAGCACGCCTCTCCAGCCGGCACCTACGCACACACGGTGAACCGAGGTTGGTACTCGGATGCAGAAATGTCTGCTTCGGCGCTGCAGGAGGGCTGCAAGGACATCTCTGCACAGCTCATCTCCAACATGGACATCGAC GTGATCCTCGGTGGTGGCCGCAAATTCATGTTTCCCAAGGGAACACCAGACCAGGAATATCCAACTAACAAGGGCCAGGCTGGAACCAGGCTGGATGGACGAAACCTTGTTCAAGAGTGGCTGGCAAAGCACCAG GGGGCTCGGTATGTTTGGAACCACACCGAGCTCATTCAGGCGTCCCTGGACCCATCTGTGACACGCCTCATGG gtctCTTTGAGCCTGAACACATGAAATATGACATCTACCGAGACCCTACCCAGGACCCCTCCCTGGTGGAGATGACAGAGGTGGCCGTGCGCATGCTGAGCAGGAACCCCCGAGGCTTCTTCCTCTTTGTGGAAG GAGGCCGCATCGATCATGGCCATCACGAAGGCAGAGCCTACCGTGCACTGACTGAGGCTGTCATGTTCGACTCGGCCATTGATAAGGCGGACCAGCTCACCAGTGAGCAGGACACGATGATCCTTGTCACCGCTGACCACTCCCACGTCTTCTCTTTTGGTGGCTACACACTTAGGGGGACCTCCATCTTTG GACTGGTTCCCTTCAAGGCTCAGGATGGCAAATCCTTTACCTCCATCCTATATGGCAATGGTCCCGGCTACAGACTCCTTAATGGTGTCCGGGCTGATGTCACTGAGGAAGGGAGCA GCAACCCCACGTACCAGCAGCAGACAGCTGTGCCCTTGTACAGTGAGACCCACAGCGGGGAGGATGTGGCGATATTCGCGCGTGGTCCGCAGGCACACCTGGTGCACGGAGTGCAGGAGCAGAGTTACATCGCGCATGTCATGGCCTTTGCAGGCTGCCTGGAGCCCTACACCGACTGCGGCCTGGCGCCCCCTGCCAGCCAGAGCCGTGTGGGGCGCCGGAGCCAGACCCCAACCCTGATGTTCCTGTTGGCAGGGACAATGTTGACGATAGTGACGGCAGCTGAACCCTGA